The DNA sequence atacatgtgttatgcacatatatgtacgtattatGCACGCAAATGCATTGTGTACCCGCAAGGGTCTATGTTATTCcagaaataaagaaagaatgaaaaaatgaagtcgcataattttattatacgttatactttttttattttgtacattttgtatttacattatttttgctttgtacattttgtatttacattattttattttttcctctcAATTTCATCGCTACACAGACTTTCAACCCATTTAAGTTGGACACGTACAAATCCAACTCATATAAAACACTCGGAGGAAGTTCCGATCAAAGGATAGATAAAGCGGAGGAATGGAAAAGAAAGGAATGGGTCCAATGGATGATGAAGTTAGAAGTAGATTGGAAAGAGTTCAACTTACAAATAGAAGCAGAGAAAAAAGCATGGATTGATGAGAAAGAACAAGAATGGATTCAATGgttaaaatatgaacaaaagaAATGGTTACACTTTAACCCTAATTTAGATtcagaatataaaataaatttttttgaaaaatctGAAACATGGGATGATAGCCAATGGAAATTATGGATATCAACTGAGGGAAAACAACTTTTAGAAGtggatttaaaaaattggcTTTCCGAAAATGAAACCATATATTGTAAATGGACTTTAGATGAATGGaatgaatggaaaaataataaaattaaagaatgGATAACAACAAATTGGAAAGTCAATGAAGATCAGTATTGGTCCAAATATGATGATGTATCAGCACTAGCCTTAACACCTTTGGAGAAAAatcaattttataaatggaAAGAAAGAATATTTAGGGAAGGTATTGAATGGAAGAACTGGTCCGCTATTAAagaaagtaaatatattaatagtaaCTGGAACGCTTGGTCCGaatggaaaaatgaaaaactcATGCTGTTTAATCATTGGGTCAACAGCTTTGTGGAAAAATGGGTTAGACAAAGACAGTGGAATGTGTGGATtgatgaaagaaaaaatatgttagtAAATGAGAAAACAACTGGGGAAACAGTAAGAGAAAAAGTGGGATTAACACTGGAAGAAAAATTGGGAGAAAAGTTGGAAGAAAAAGTGGGATTAACATTGGAAGAAAAATTGGGAGAAAAGTTGGAAGAAAAAGTGGGAGTAACTCCTGCTTCGGAGATCTTACTTCAGAGTGCTTCCGTGCAATAAaaccataaaaaattaatctgttaattttttcttcttcctctccaactattataaaatatattatactctACAACATGGACAGCAATcaacaatttaaaaatattatttgtttactATCAGCAGCGATCAACTATATTATTTGTctgttatttattatcaaCTATATTATGAACCATTATTAATTGAccgttaaatatatactatcaCTTCTGTACCATCAGTTATATACCATCAAATACGTACTTTCAAACATCTAGCactattccttttttcagttagctattttttttttttttttttttttttgaaatatcaTGGTGAACAGCTCAAAAAGagtattttacatatatatgtttaaaaataaaaaaaaaagaaaatcgAAGTGCAACCAAAGAGGCAGCAAATTATAATGATACATTATTACGAAGTgcgaaaatttttaataattgaaatagtatttttacgtactaaattaattttattaaatgtgtTCAGCTCTTATTAATAAAGCGTGCATAAAAACTTAATATATCacgtcattttttttaaagtacattatatatatatatatatatatatatatatatatatatatatatatatattatatatatatatatttattaatttattatatgcacgatgtgtgtatttatgtgttacatatatttgcattTAACTAGCGTTTGTTCAACATggcacctttttttttttttttttttttaatttttaatagtaaaaaaaaatagtggTATACTGTTGTCTTtcactatttatttatatgattaaatcgtataatctataatttttttgaacctagaatttttttattgtttaaaatatgcgcatatatgtttatatgcgAGTTTTACAAAAACTGATTTTTGCTTTCTCAACTTCACTTGCATACGCGAACTATGATGTACAAGTACGACGTGTactaaaaaatcaaatacaaatacaaatacaaataggaaaaacaaattagaaaaacaaaaaagcgAAATACACTTAACCAGAAGCATTGTGTACATATTAGTAACGATAATAACACACGACAAAAGATTTTTCTCTTCACGGTACTTATTTCCCTAATTGATTATTTTGTGCACTCATGCATATAATAGTTATCAAAATTATGATTAAGCTGTTTTTCCATCGATGTTCTTTATATTTCTGGAGCCTCTCCCCTCCCTATAAACACGCATGCTTGTCAtgaatatatgcatacatatacatatatatatatatatatatgtatgtatgtatgtatgtatgtatgtacgtatgtatgtatgtacgtatatgtgcTCGTTTACGAATTAATATCTGTACgtttaatgtatattttaaattgttGTAAATAGCAATTATTTCTGCATTATTCataatttgttattatggttttgattaattttaattcaatttttttcgtcttttcttatatataat is a window from the Plasmodium malariae genome assembly, chromosome: 2 genome containing:
- the PmUG01_02011300 gene encoding tryptophan-rich protein, translated to MEKLRHIQSYFVDQNFIEAMKFKLHNQMTFNPFKLDTYKSNSYKTLGGSSDQRIDKAEEWKRKEWVQWMMKLEVDWKEFNLQIEAEKKAWIDEKEQEWIQWLKYEQKKWLHFNPNLDSEYKINFFEKSETWDDSQWKLWISTEGKQLLEVDLKNWLSENETIYCKWTLDEWNEWKNNKIKEWITTNWKVNEDQYWSKYDDVSALALTPLEKNQFYKWKERIFREGIEWKNWSAIKESKYINSNWNAWSEWKNEKLMLFNHWVNSFVEKWVRQRQWNVWIDERKNMLVNEKTTGETVREKVGLTLEEKLGEKLEEKVGLTLEEKLGEKLEEKVGVTPASEILLQSASVQ